Within Roseisolibacter agri, the genomic segment GCACGACCGGCGCGTCCGCGCGCGCGCCGAGCACGTCGGCCGCGAGCACCGCGATGCCGTCCATCGCCGCGTTGTCCCACGGCGGCAGCGCGACGGGCGACACGACGTCCTCCGCCAGCACGCGTCCGTGCGCATCGGCGAGGGGGACCCGCTCCGCGGGCAGCGGCGCGACGTCCTCCAGCACGGCGGTGATCGCCTCCGCGACCGCGAGCCGCGACCGCGGGGCGGGGTGGCTCACGGCGCGCCGGCCGCCGTGCGTGCGCCGCCGAGTCGCAGCGACGCGAGCCGCGCCGCGAGCGCGTCGGCCACGCGGTCCACCTGCGCCGTCGGCACCGTGTAGTTGTTGCAGAGGAAGCTGAAGAGCAGCATCTCGCCGTCGGCGGTGGTCACGTAGCCCGAGAGCGACCGTGCCTTGTCGAGGGTGCCCGTCTTCGCGTGCACGTTCCCCTCGGCCGGCGTCCCCTTCATGCGCGAGCGGATCGTGCCGTCCACGCCCGCGATGGGCAGCGCGTCGTAGAAGAGGCGGAAGCTCGGGTCGCGGCGCATCGCGTCGAGCACGCGCACGAGCGCGCGCGGCGTGACGTAGTCGTGGCGCGACAGCCCGCTGCCGTCGCGGATCACGACGTCGCGCTCGGCCGCCACGCCCCACGTCGCCAGCTGCCGCTCCATCGCGCGGCGCCCGCTGTCCGCGGTGCCGACGCCCGTCTTCTCCAGCCCCATCGTCTTCAGCAGCAGCTCGCCGATCTGGTTCTGCGACGGCTTCTCGAACGCCGGCATCACCTCGCGCAGCGGCAGCGACTGCGTGACGAACAGCGTGTCGCCGACCGGCGCGACCGGCTCCTTGCTGACGCGCGGCTCCGCGCCGCCGATCGTGATGCCACGCGTCCGGAGCGCCGTGCGCAGCGCCCCCAGGAAGGCACCGTTGGCGTCGCGCTGCGCGAGCGTCAGCACGGCGCTGTCGTTCACCGACACCACGCCCTCGAGCACGTGGCGGGCCTCGCGCGCGTCCCACCGCGCGCGCACGCGCGTGGCCGTGCGGCCGCTGGCGATCCCCGGCGTCACCGTGCGCACGTCCACGCGCAGCGGCAGCGCGTCGGCCGCGGGCGTGACCTGCACCGTCACCGAGTCGCCGGGCCGCGCGCCCGCGCGCACGACGATGCGGCCGAAGCCCTCGTTGAAGAACAGCTCGTCCACGCCCGCGGAGTACGGCGAGTCGAGGTCGTCCCACGACCAGCCGTAGCCGTGCGCCTCGTCGGGGAAGGCGTCGCCGTCGGCGATCACGCGTCCCGCGATGCGGCGGATGCCGCGCGCCGCGAGCGAGTCCGCGACCGCGAGCAGCGGCTGCATCGCGTCGGTGCGCATGCGGTCGCTGATGGTCGGGTCGCCGCGCCCGACGACCGCGAGGTCGCCCTCCAGCACGCCCGCGCGCACGGGGCCGTGCGCGACGTACGCGGTGCGCCACCGGTAGTCGGGGCCGAGCGTGGCGATCGCGGTGGAGCCGGTGAGCAGCTTCTGGTTGCTGGCCGGCATGAACAGCCGGTCCGCGTCGCGCGCGTACAGCGTGTCGCCGGTGCCGGGGCGCACGATCAGCACGCCCCAGCGCGCGTTGGCGAACATCGTGTCCTGCACCAGCGAGTCCACGGCCACGCGCAGCGCGGCGACCGGCGACAGCGGCGCGGGCGTCGCCGCCGGCGCGGGCGTGCCGGTCGCGCGCGCGGCGCAGGCGCCGAGCGTCGGGACGAGCGCGAGGCCGGCGAGGAGGGCGCGGGTGGTGACGGCGCGCGCGGCGAGGGGCGAGGGCATGGGCGACCTGGAAGCGGGGAGGGTGGCGGGCGCCTCCAAGCTCACCCGGCGGTCGGGCGTCGCGCAATCGCGCACGGTGGGCGACCTGCGGTCAGGCGCCGCTCAGGCGTCGCGCGCCGGCTCGAACGTCGCGCTCAGCGACTCGTCCTCGGCCACGGTCACGCGCTCCACCCGCGGCGCGCCGCTTCCCAGCGCGTCGCCGAGCCGCGCCTGGACGCGCGTGGCGATCATCCGCGCGAGGTTCTCGCCGCTCGGGATCTGCGCGCCGTCGGCGAACTCCGGGACGTCGGTGTTCAGGTTCCGGTGGTCGAACCGTTCGCGCACCTCGTCGCCGAGGATGCGGTCGAGGAGCCCGAGGTCGATGCAGAAGCCGGTCGTCTCGTCGATCGGGCCACGGACCGTGACGTGGCAGACGTACGAGTGCCCGTGGAAGCTGGGCCGCGCGCAGAGGCCGAACACCTCGAGGTTGCGCGCGTCGCTCCACTCGGGGCGGCGGTAGCGGTGCGCGGCGGCGAAGGTGACGCGGCGCGTCAGTGAAGCGAATGCCATGCGGAGCGTGGAGCGTCTAGCGGCGAGCGTCGAGGGGGGGCACCGCGGAGTATAGCCGACTCCTCCCGGGGAACCACGCTCGACGCTCGACGCTCACCGCTCGACGCTGTCTGTCCTAGTGATCCTCGCCGTACTCCCCCGGTCCCGCGTCGGTGCCGCGCAGCCCTTCCGGCGTCGGCGACTCGGGCGGGATGTACGCCGTCCCGTGCGCGACCGCGTCCTGGTAGTTCGTCGTGCCGAACATGCGCTGGTCCAGGTCCTCGTCGCCCCGCGCCTGGAACACCTCGTCGCTCTGCTGCTCGGGCATCTCGCCCAGCAGCGTGCCCGCGGTCGCGCGCTCGGCCTGGATGTGGTCCTCGACGTCCATCGGCGTCTCGTCGCGCGCGTTGGCGTCGACCACGAGCTGGTTGTCGAATGAGCCGATGCCCACGATGTCGGTCAGCACGTGGTCGGCGATGCGCAGCTCCGCCTCGGTGCCCACGCGCCCCTCGAGGCGCACGGTGCCGTCCTCCACGTGCACCGTGAACTCGTCGACGTCCAGCGTCGGGTGCTCGGCGAGCCGGTCGCGCACCAGCGCGCGCAGCTCGTCGTCGCTCAGGTCGTCGGTGCTGCTGAAGTCCTCGTAGTCCCGCGCCATGTCCGCTCCTCGGCTCGATTTGCGAGGGGAGGGGTGCACCGCGCGTGCCGCGGCGCCGGAACGGCGGGAAAGGCACGAGGCCGGCGCGGGACGATGTCCCGACGCCGGCCCCGGTCGCGCACGGCTGCGGCGCGTGGAGCGCCGCGCGGCCGATCAGCGCGCGAACTGGTAGGTGATCCCGAGCGTCAGCCCGAGGTTGTTCGTCCACTTGCTCTTGGACGCGCCGCTCGGCAGCACCGACGTGCTGTCGAGGCCGACCGCGAAGTAGCGGTCCGGATAGCGGATCTGGTACAGGTAGCTGCCCACGTCCGCGCGCACCGACCACGGGCTGCCGCTCGGCACGAAGCGCAGGCCGGTCCCGTACGTGATCGCGAAGCGGGTGCCGAACTTGTAGCCGCCCGGATCGGTGCCCGTGAGGTTGGACACCGCGCCCGCGCCGCCGTGCACCGTCGGCACGAGGCCGTGCCAGCTCTTCTGACCCGTGAGGCCGACCGTGAGGCCGACGTCGGCGATGGTCAGCGGGCGGCGCTCGACGCCGAGGATGCGCGTGCTCGCCGGGCGCGCGGGATCGAGGACCGTGCGCTCGGAGACCGCCGTCGCGACGCGGGCCGTGAAGGACGCGGGCCCGCCGAGGTAGACGTCGTAGCGCAGCCCCGTCAGCGGCCCGCTCTGCGGCGCGATGCCCGCGGGATCCTTGCCGGCCGCGAACCAGCCGCCGAAGACCGAGAACGACTGCCGGTACTCGAGGTCGATGAACGGGCTGCGGTCGACCGGATAGCCGACCTGCGCCTCGGCGCGCCCACCAGCCAGCAGCGACGCGGCGCCGAGCGCCATCAGGACACGGCGATTCATGAACTCGCTCACGCGCGCACCCCGGCGAACTGCGCGCGGAGGTCGCGGCCGGTCATCTCCTCGGGCTGATCGACGCCCAGCAGGCGCAGCACCGTCGGCCCGACGTCGCAGAGCGCGCCGCCCTCGCGCAGCGGCACGTCGTCGCCCGCGGGGTCGACGACGACCAGGGGCACGGGGTTGGTCGTGTGCGCGGTGTGGGGGCCGCCCGTCTCGGGATCGATCATCATCTCGCAGTTGCCGTGGTCCGCCGTGACGAGCAGGCGCGTGCCGCTCCGCTCCGCCGCCGCGACGATGCGCGCCAGGCACTCGTCCACCACCTGCACGGCCTGGATCGTGGCCGGGAGGGAGCCGGAGTGCCCGACCATGTCGCCGTTGGCGAGGTTGCAGAGCATGAAGTTGTGCGAGCGCCCGCTGATCGCGTTCACCAGCACGTCGGTGACGCCGCGGGCGCTCATCTCGGGCGCGAGGTCGTAGGTCGCGACCTTCTGGCTCGGCACCAGGAGGCGCTCCTCGCCCGCGTACGGCGTCTCGTTGCCGCCGTTGAAGAAGTAGGTCACGTGCGGGTACTTCTCGGTTTCCGCCGTCTTCAGCATCGTCAGGCCGCGGTCCGTCAGCACCTCCGCCACGATGCGCGCCATCGACTGCGGCGGGAACGCCGCGCGCACGTCGTGCTGCTCCAGCGTCGGGTCGTAGACCGTCATCGTCACGACCATCAGGTCGGGACGGTCCGACACGTCGAAGCCGTCGAACGCCGGGTCCACCAGCGCGCGCACGATCTGGCGCATGCGGTCCGACCGGTAGTTCCAGCAGATCACCGCGTCGCCGTCGCGCATGGTGGCGAGCGGCTGGCCGCTCGCGTCGACGACGACCGCGGGGATCATGAACTCGTCCGTCGTGCCCGCGTCGTAGGTCTGGCGGATCGCCTCCACCGGATCGGTGACCTGCGGGCCGACGCCCTGTACGGCGGCGCGGTAGGCGAGCTCCGTGCGCGGCCACCGCTTGTCGCGGTCCATGCCGTAGTAGCGGCCGCCCACGCTCGCGATCACCGCGCGGCCGGCGGCCGTGGCGACGGTCTCGCGCACGTACTCCAGCGCGCTGCGCGGCAGCGTGTCGCGCCCGTCGAGCAGCGCGTGGATCGCGACCTTGGGCACGCCGCGCCGCGCCGCGAGGTCGATGAGCGCGAACAGGTGCTGATCGAGGCCGTGCACGCCGCCCTTGCCGACGAGGCCGAGCAGGTGCAGCGTCCCGCCGTTCGCCTTCACGCGCTCGCAGGCGGCGACGAACGCCGCGTTCTCGAAGAACGACCGGTCCCTGATCGCCTCCGAGATGCGCACGAGGTCCTGCATCACCACGCGGCCCGCGCCCAGGTTCAGGTGCCCGACCTCGGAGTTGCCCATCTGCCCCTCGGGCAGCCCCACGGCGAGCCCCGACGCGTCCAGCAGCGTGCGCGAGCGACGGCGCCACAGCGCGTCCCACGCGGGCGTCTCGGCCAGCGCGATCGCGTTCCCCTCGCGTTCGGCGCGGAATCCCCAGCCGTCCAGGACGAGCAGGGCGACCGGTCGGGTGTCGGTGGTGGGCATCGGGTGAACGGCGGGGTACGGAACAGGGACGCGGCGCGCCCGGTAGCATGCGCGCGGATCGGCCGGCCGTCGGGCCGCGCGAAATGTACCCGGACGGGCGCCCCGATGGGCACCCGCAGCAGTAGACGCGCCAGTACCCGCGCCGCCGCCGGCCCCGCCACCCGCCCATGACCGTCACGCTCTCCGACCGCCGCACCGAGCCCCGCCCGGGTCCCGCCGCCGACCGCCGCCGCACCGGTTGGCGCGACTTCCGGCACGCGTACCGGGGCTTCGTGCGCACGGTGGGGCTCGCGCTGCTGGTGCTGGTGGCGCTGGACGTCGTGCTCCTGCTGGAGCGCCATCGCTACGCGCGTGAGGCCGCGCGGCTGCGCGCGAACATGTCCGACGTCGAGCGGCGGCGAACGGACGCCATCCTCGCCGCCGACGAGGACCGCATGCGCATGACGGTGGAGCTGGCGCGACGGCGCGCGATGGGCGACCGCGACCTGCACCTCGCGGTCGCGGTGGACAGCGGTCGCCTGACGCTGGAGCGCGACGGCGCGCGGCTGCGCGACATGCGCGTCGAGGTGGGGCCGGCGCGCCGCGTGGGCGCGCCGCCCGACACGCTGCACATCGCCGCACCGCGCGGCGCGCGCACCGTTGCGCAGGTGCTCGGCCCCGACGACGCCTGGGAGGTGCCGCGCTGGGTCTACGTCGACCGCGGCCTCCCCGTGCCCGACGACCGCCTCGTGAAGGGCGCGCTCGGCGCGCGCGCGGTGCTGCTCTCGGGCGGCACGGTGCTGTACGCGCTGCCGTCGGCCGGGCCGCTCAACGACCCGGCGTACGTGATGCCGGGCGCCATCCGCGTGCGCCGCGAGGACCTCGACGCGATCGTCGCGAACGTGGCGCCCGGCATGACCGTCTACCTGTACTGACGTGTTCCGCGCGATCCGATTCGGGGGGCGCCACGCCTGGTGGCTGCTGGCCGCGGTGTTCGTGGCGATGGCGCTGACGACGCGCCTCCTCGCCGTCGCCGCCGACGCGCGCTGGGAGCGCGACGTCGCCCGCATGGTGTTCAACGACAACCTCGAGCTGCTGCGCCAGCTGCGTGCCGAGGCGGGGCAGGCGACCGACTCGCTGCAGCGGCTGCTGAGCGAGACGCCCGACACGCCCGCGGACGCGCCCTACCTGGTGGTCAGCGTGGCCGAGCGGCGGCTCTGGTACAAGCAGGGCGATTCGGTGCTGTTCGGGACGCAGGTCGCCACCGGCAGCGGCAAGACGCTGGTGCGGGACGACGGCGCCGGCGCGCACTGGAAGTTCGAGACGCCGCGCGGGCGGCTGGTGGTCATCTCCAAGGACTCGATGCCGGCCTGGGTGCCGCCCGACTGGCACTTCGTGGAGCAGGCCCGCAAGCGCGGGCTGGGGCTCGTCCGCCTCAACCGCGGGCAGGAGCTGCGGGCCGCGGACGGCTCGATCGTGACGGTGCAGGGGAGCGACGTCGTGCGCCGCTACCCGAACGGCCGCGTGGTGCCCTACACGGCGAGCGACGGGCGCGAGATCGTGGTCGGCGGGAACCTGCTGGTGCCCCCGTTCGGCACCAACCAGCGGCGCTACAAGGACGTCCTCGGCACCCGCCGGCTCAACCTCGGCGACGGCTACGCGTTGCACGGCACCAATCGCCCCGAGACCATCGGCCAGGCGGTGAGCCACGGGTGCGTGCGCCTCCGGAACGAGGACATCGAGTGGCTGTACCAGCACGTGCCCGTGGGCACGCCGGTCTACATCTACTGACCGGCCGCAGCCTCGTCGGGTGGAGGCGAAAGCGTTAGCATTGAACGGGTTCGGTCGTCAGAACCCGGGGGCGCGGTCCCCCTCCGTCCGATCGCCAGGGAGGCAGTACGTGAAGCATCGCAAGTCGACCGTGCGCACGCTCGCCGCGGCCGCGCTGGCCGCCGCGACGGTAGCCGTCGCGCCCGCGCGCGCGACGGCGCAGCCGGACACGCTCGGCGGGCGCAGCGGCAAGCTGCGCGCGCGGTTCGTGAGCCTGGAGCGCACGCTCACCTTCCCGTTCCTGCGGCGCCTGCTGGGCGACTCGTCGGCGCGGCCGGGCGTGTACACGGTCGACGAGGCGCCGGGCGGGCGTCCGTTCTCGTTCATCGGGCTGGTGCCCTTCGGCGAGAAGCGGAACGGCCGCATCGGGCCCTATCGCATCGGCTTCTGGCCGGCGGAGAAGGGGCGGGCCGTCCGGAGCGCGAAGTACGGCAACCCGCAGGGCTTCATCGAGGTCACGCCCGACAACAAGGACACGCGCGTCTCGGAGCACTTCAAGCTCGCGGACTTCCTGACGCACGATCAGGTGCGCGTGTGGCCCAAGTACCTCGTGCTCGACGAGGCGCTGGTGGACAAGCTGGAGCTCGTGCTCGCGGACCTGCGCGCGCGCGGCTACGACGCGAAGCGGCTCCACGTCATGAGCGGCTTCCGCACGCCGCAGTACAACGCGACCGGCGGCGAGACGGCGGGCCGCGCGGACCTCAGCCGCCACCAGTACGGCGACGCCGCGGACGTGTGGGTCGAGAACGGCGCCGGCCGCATGGCGGACCTCAACCGCGACGGGCGCGTGGACACGCGCGACGCCGCGATCCTGGCCGAGGCGGCGGACCGCGTGGAGCGGGCGCACCCGGAGCTCGCGGGCGGGGTGGGGATCTATCGCGCCAACCGCGCGCACGGGCCGTTCGTGCACATCGACGTCCGCGGGGCGCGGGCGCGATGGGGCCACGCGTGATGTCCGGCGTGTCGATCGACGAGACGGAGCCGATGAGCGAGACCCCGGCGAGCGAGCCGACGGCCGGGCTGACGATGTTCGAGCTGGCGCGGCTGGAGGAGGCGCGCCGCCGCGCGGCCGAGGTGGAGGCGCAGGTGCGCGCCAGCGCCACGGTGGCCACGCGCGCCCGCAAGCCGCGCAACTGGCTGTCGGCGGTGGCGTTCATGGCCGCGCTGGGCGCGGTGCTGACCTTCTTCCGCCCGTCGGACCCCGACGTCGCGACGCTCGAGGAGATCGCGGCGGTGCGCGAGGCGGGCGCGGGCGCGGACGTCGCGCGCGACGCGACCGATGCCGCGGTCGCCGCGTCGCGTCCGGGCTACGGCCGTAGCGGCGACGTGCTGGTGCGGGTCGCGATGCCGAGCCAGCTGATCGAGTCGCCCGTCGCGCTGCCGGCGGGGAGCGGCACGCTGCGCTACCAGTGGGTGCGCGCCGCCGACTCGTCCGAAGCCGACGTGCCGCGCACGCTCGCGCCGGGGATGTCGGTGCTGGCGCCGGCGCGCCCGGGCGTCTACCGCCTGGCGGTGGGCGAGGGCGCGTCGCGGCAGGTGCTCGACGACCTCTCGCTGGCGGTGCTGGTGCCGTTCGCGCAGAAGTTCGGCGGCACGGTGAACGGCTACCGCCTGGGCAGCTGGCCCTTCGAGCGCCTGGGCGGCGAGCGCCCGCTCGGCTTCGTCGAGGTCACCGCGCGCACCGCGGACGTCTCGCTCTCGCGCCACGTGCGCCTCGGCGACTTCGTGACGCACGACCAGCAGGCGCAGTGGCCGCGCTACGTGGTCGTGAGCCCGCGCCTGCTGGACAAGGTGGAGCTGGTGGTCGACGAGATCGCGAAGCTGCGCGGCGTGGGCGATCCGTCGCGCATCCGCGTGCGCATCAACTCGGGCTTCCGCACGCCGCTGCACAACTCGGGCGTCGAGGGCTCGGCGCTCAACAGCCGGCACCAGTACGGCGACGCGGCCGACGTGGCGATCGACGCCGACGGCGACGGACGCTTCACGAGCTTCGACAGCCGCGTGGTGGGGCTGGCCGTCGAGATGATCGAGAAGCGGCACCCCGAGCTCGTGGGCGGGCTGGGCGTGTACGTCAACGCGCGCTCGTCGTACGTGCACATCGATGCGCGGGGGCGGCGGGCGCGCTGGTGGGGGTGAGGCGCTGCGGACTGCGGGCTGCGGGTCTGCTTTGATGGCGTCCTGGTTGCGCTGGCACCCCGGGCCGCCCGGCGCGTAGTATCCGGCATTCGCGTCGAACCCGCAGTCCGCAGCCCGCAGCCTTTTCATGAGCCAGCACATCCGCGACCGCATCAACCGCCAGCTCGACGCCCTGGGCGAGGACCGGCTGTACCAGGTGCTCGACTACGTGGACTTCCTCGAGTCGCGCTACGGGCAGCGCGCCGCCACGCCGCCGAACACCTTCCAGCGGCTGGCCGACACGATCGAGGACCGGCTGCGCACGGGCGGGCTGGCCGCGAGCACGGTCAGCGAGGCGATGGGGTTCCTCAACAAGGCCGTCGGCGCGCTGAACGGCGCCGTGGCGGCGGGCCGCTCGGTGGCGACCGACATCGCGTCCGCCGCGCAGCGTGCGGGGACCGTCGTCGCGGACGCGGTGAACGCGCCGCCCTCCGGCGCTCCGGGCGCGCCCCCGCCGACGACCGGCGTGCCGGCCGCGCCGGCGCCCCAGCCGGGGCCGTCCCCGTGGCCGCCGCCGGCCCAGCCCTCGCCCGTGACGCCGCCTCCGCCACCGTCCGGTACGAGCCCTGCTACCGAGCCGCGGCGTGACGACGCCGCGCCCGGCACTCCCGGCGCGGCCACCTGACCGTTCCCCCAGCCCGACCCGCCGTGACCCCGTCCCCCCTGTCCCGCTCCCGCCAGCTGGCCGAGCGCGCCGTCGAGCGCGTGGGCGACCGCTTCCGCGAGGTGCGTCCGAAGGCCAAGCGCCGCCCGCGCACCGGCGCCAAGCGCACCGTGCTCGACACCATCCGGCAGCTCCCGCACTACCTGCGGCTGCTGGGGGGCCTGCTGACGGACCGGCGCGTGTCCGCGCTCGACAAGGTGCTGGTGGGCGGCGCGATCGCCTACATCCTCCTGCCGACCGACCTGCTGCCCGACTTCATCCCGTTCCTGGGCGAGGTCGACGACGTCTTCCTGCTGGTGACGGCGCTGCAGCGGCTGGTGGCGAACGCGGGGCGGCGGGTGCTGCTGGACCACTGGAGCGGGCATCCGTCGGAGCTGGCCGACCTCAACCTGAAGCGCGTGGTCTCGGCCGCCGCGTTCTTCCTCCCGATCGGGATGCGGCGGAAGCTGCGGGGGATGGCCGGGGGTTGAGTCGCCCCGGCGGTCCGCCTACCTTCCGCCATGGCGACCAGAACTCCCTCAGCAGCTCCCAGCCCCGCGCGTCCGGCTCCGTCGGACGGCGGGGTTTCGCGTTCGGGGCCCGGCGCCCCGGCAAACGGCACTCCGTCGAACGGCGCGCCGCGCCCGCACGGGCTGACGCGCGTGCGCGAGGCGATCGCGCTGACGTTCGACGACGTCCTGCTGGCCCCGCGCCACGCGCAGGTGCACCCGAAGGACGTCGACACGTCGTCGCGCTTCACGCGCGGCATCGCGCTCAACGTGCCGCTCGTGTCGGCCGCGATGGACACGGTCACCGAGAGCGAGATGGCGATCGCCATGGCGCGCGCGGGCGGCATCGGGGTGCTGCACAAGAACATGTCGATCGACCGCCAGGCGGCGGAGGTCGACCGCGTGAAGCGCTCCGAGAGCGGGATGATCCTCAACCCGATCACGCTCTCGCCCGAGGCCACGCTGCGCGAGGCGGTGGCGCTGATGGGGCGCTTCAAGATCTCCGGCGTGCCGGTGGTGGACGGCGACGGGCGGCTGGTCGGCATCATCACCAACCGCGACCTGCAGTTCGAGCGCGCGCTCGACCGCCCGCTGCGCGAGGCGATGACGAGCGAGGGGCTGGTGACGGCGCCCAGCGGCACGACGCTCGACGAGGCGGAGGCGATCATGGGCCGCCACCGCATCGAGAAGCTCCCCGTGGTGGACGACGCGGGCGCGCTGCGCGGCCTGATCACGGTGAAGGACATCCACAAGCGCCGGCAGTACCCGACGGCCAACAAGGACCATCACGGCCGCCTCCGGGTGGCCGCGGCGGTGGGCGCGGGCGGCGACTTCCTCTCGCGCGCGCGGGCGCTGGTGGACGCGGGCGTGGACGTGCTGGTGATCGACACGGCGCACGGCCACTCGCAGGGCGTGCTCGACGCGACCGCGCAGGTGCGCGAGGCGTTCCCCGACGTGCAGCTGGTGGCCGGCAACGTCGCGACGCGCGACGGCGCGGCGGCCCTCGTGGCGCGCGGCGTCGACGCCGTGAAGGTCGGCGTCGGCCCCGGCTCGATCTGCACGACGCGCGTGGTGACGGGCGTCGGCGTGCCGCAGCTCACCGCGGTGATGGACGCCGTCGAGGGCGCGGGCGACGTGCCCGTGATCGCCGACGGCGGCATCAAGTACTCGGGCGACATCGTGAAGGCGCTCGCCGCCGGCGCGTCGTGCGTGATGATGGGCTCCATGCTCGCGGGCACGGAGGAGAGCCCCGGCGAGTCGATCCTGGCCGAGGGGCGCCGCTTCAAGATGATCCGCGGCATGGGATCGCTGGCGGCGATGCAGGACGGCAGCGCCGATCGCTACTTCCAGGAGGGCGAGATGAGCCCCAAGAAGCTCGTGCCCGAGGGCATCGAGGGGCGCGTCCCGTACAAGGGCCCCGTCGGCGACGTCCTGTTCCAGATGGTGGGGGGGCTGCGGAGCGGCATGGGCTACGTCGGCTGCGGCTCGATCGAGCGGCTGCGCACCGAGGCGGAGTTCGTGCGCATCACCGCGGCGGGCCTGCGCGAGAGCCACCCGCACGACGTCACGATCACGCGCGAGGCGCCGAACTACTCGGCGTAGCGCCCGCGCTCGCGCGTCCGCAGGTCGTGAAGGTCGTCTGACCTGCTTCTGACCCGCGGGGCCCTGCATTCGCGCGGCTCCGCGCCCAACGTAAGGCGCCACCCGCTCGTATCTGGCCGTCGCACTGGCCGGGAGCAGGTGGCGCCGGTCGTTTGAGGCCAGGCTCGACATTGACAGAGTCGTGACGCTCGGGGCAGGTTTCCGCCCGTCTCCCCGGCACCGGCTGGCCGCGCTCCCTCCTGCGGCCGTCGCGAATCGACCGTTCCCCGCACAGGATCCCGCGAGAGGACCCGTATGGCGTTGTCGTCCATCAAGAGCATCGCACAGATTCAATCCGAGGCGAGCGAGGAGGGAGCGCACACGCTCAAGCGCTCGCTCGGCGCGCTCAATCTCGTGATGCTCGGGATCGGGGCCATCATCGGCGCCGGCATCTTCGTGCTCACCGGCACCGCGGCCGCGAACAACGCCGGCCCCGCCGTCGTGATCTCGTTCATCCTCGCGGGCCTCGGCTGCCTCTTCGCGGGGCTCTGCTACGCCGAGTTCGCGTCGATGATCCCCGTCGCCGGCTCGGCGTACACGTACGCCTACGCGACGCTCGGCGAGTTCGTCGCCTGGATCATCGGCTGGGACCTGATCCTCGAGTACCTGTTCGGCGCCGCCACCGTGGCGGTGGGCTGGTCGGGCTACTTCGTGGCGTTCATGCACAAGCTGGGCGTCGACATGCCCGCCGCGTTCACGCAGGCGCCGCTGTCGGTGGTCGGCACTCACACGCTGGTACGGAACCCCGGCGGCGTGCTGAACGTCCCCGCGATGGTGCTCGTGCTGCTGATGACCTCACTCCTCGTCATCGGCATCAAGGAGTCGGCGCGCTTCAACAACGTGATCGTGATCGAGAAGGTCGCGATCGTGTTCCTCGTCATCGGCTTCGGCTTCATGTTCGTCGACTCGGCGAACTGGGAGCCGTTCGTGCCGGCGGCGCAGGGCCCGGGGCGCTACGGGTGGGACGGCATCGTGCGCGCGGCCGGCGTGGTGTTCTTCGCCTACATCGGCTTCGACGCGGTGAGCACGGCGGCGCAGGAGGCCAAGAACCCGCAGCGCGACATGCCCATCGGCATGCTCGGCTCGCTCGCGTTCTGCACGGTGCTCTACATCCTGATGTCGCTCGTGATGACGGGCCTCGCGCCCTACACGGAGCTGAACGTCCCGCACCCGGTGGACGTGGCGCTCGCGAAGGTCCCGTCGCTCGGCTGGCTGAACTACCTCGTCGACATCGGCGCCATCGCCGGCCTCGCGTCGGTCGTGCTGGTGATGCTCATGGGCCAGCCGCGCATCTTCTTCTCGATGTCGCGCGACGGCCTGCTGCCGGCGGTGTTCGGCAAGGTGCATCCGAAGTTCCAGACGCCGTACGTGACGACGATCCTCACGGGCGTCGTCGCCGCGGTGGTCGCGGGCTTCTTCCCGATCGCGCTCCTCGGCGAGCTGGTGTCGATCGGGACGCTCTTCGCCTTCGTCGTCGTGAGCGCGGGCGTGCTGATGCTGCGCTACAAGCG encodes:
- the dacB gene encoding D-alanyl-D-alanine carboxypeptidase/D-alanyl-D-alanine endopeptidase, encoding MPSPLAARAVTTRALLAGLALVPTLGACAARATGTPAPAATPAPLSPVAALRVAVDSLVQDTMFANARWGVLIVRPGTGDTLYARDADRLFMPASNQKLLTGSTAIATLGPDYRWRTAYVAHGPVRAGVLEGDLAVVGRGDPTISDRMRTDAMQPLLAVADSLAARGIRRIAGRVIADGDAFPDEAHGYGWSWDDLDSPYSAGVDELFFNEGFGRIVVRAGARPGDSVTVQVTPAADALPLRVDVRTVTPGIASGRTATRVRARWDAREARHVLEGVVSVNDSAVLTLAQRDANGAFLGALRTALRTRGITIGGAEPRVSKEPVAPVGDTLFVTQSLPLREVMPAFEKPSQNQIGELLLKTMGLEKTGVGTADSGRRAMERQLATWGVAAERDVVIRDGSGLSRHDYVTPRALVRVLDAMRRDPSFRLFYDALPIAGVDGTIRSRMKGTPAEGNVHAKTGTLDKARSLSGYVTTADGEMLLFSFLCNNYTVPTAQVDRVADALAARLASLRLGGARTAAGAP
- the gpmI gene encoding 2,3-bisphosphoglycerate-independent phosphoglycerate mutase; its protein translation is MPTTDTRPVALLVLDGWGFRAEREGNAIALAETPAWDALWRRRSRTLLDASGLAVGLPEGQMGNSEVGHLNLGAGRVVMQDLVRISEAIRDRSFFENAAFVAACERVKANGGTLHLLGLVGKGGVHGLDQHLFALIDLAARRGVPKVAIHALLDGRDTLPRSALEYVRETVATAAGRAVIASVGGRYYGMDRDKRWPRTELAYRAAVQGVGPQVTDPVEAIRQTYDAGTTDEFMIPAVVVDASGQPLATMRDGDAVICWNYRSDRMRQIVRALVDPAFDGFDVSDRPDLMVVTMTVYDPTLEQHDVRAAFPPQSMARIVAEVLTDRGLTMLKTAETEKYPHVTYFFNGGNETPYAGEERLLVPSQKVATYDLAPEMSARGVTDVLVNAISGRSHNFMLCNLANGDMVGHSGSLPATIQAVQVVDECLARIVAAAERSGTRLLVTADHGNCEMMIDPETGGPHTAHTTNPVPLVVVDPAGDDVPLREGGALCDVGPTVLRLLGVDQPEEMTGRDLRAQFAGVRA
- a CDS encoding D-Ala-D-Ala carboxypeptidase family metallohydrolase, with amino-acid sequence MKHRKSTVRTLAAAALAAATVAVAPARATAQPDTLGGRSGKLRARFVSLERTLTFPFLRRLLGDSSARPGVYTVDEAPGGRPFSFIGLVPFGEKRNGRIGPYRIGFWPAEKGRAVRSAKYGNPQGFIEVTPDNKDTRVSEHFKLADFLTHDQVRVWPKYLVLDEALVDKLELVLADLRARGYDAKRLHVMSGFRTPQYNATGGETAGRADLSRHQYGDAADVWVENGAGRMADLNRDGRVDTRDAAILAEAADRVERAHPELAGGVGIYRANRAHGPFVHIDVRGARARWGHA
- a CDS encoding L,D-transpeptidase, which produces MFRAIRFGGRHAWWLLAAVFVAMALTTRLLAVAADARWERDVARMVFNDNLELLRQLRAEAGQATDSLQRLLSETPDTPADAPYLVVSVAERRLWYKQGDSVLFGTQVATGSGKTLVRDDGAGAHWKFETPRGRLVVISKDSMPAWVPPDWHFVEQARKRGLGLVRLNRGQELRAADGSIVTVQGSDVVRRYPNGRVVPYTASDGREIVVGGNLLVPPFGTNQRRYKDVLGTRRLNLGDGYALHGTNRPETIGQAVSHGCVRLRNEDIEWLYQHVPVGTPVYIY
- a CDS encoding 6-pyruvoyl trahydropterin synthase family protein, translated to MAFASLTRRVTFAAAHRYRRPEWSDARNLEVFGLCARPSFHGHSYVCHVTVRGPIDETTGFCIDLGLLDRILGDEVRERFDHRNLNTDVPEFADGAQIPSGENLARMIATRVQARLGDALGSGAPRVERVTVAEDESLSATFEPARDA
- a CDS encoding BON domain-containing protein, whose product is MARDYEDFSSTDDLSDDELRALVRDRLAEHPTLDVDEFTVHVEDGTVRLEGRVGTEAELRIADHVLTDIVGIGSFDNQLVVDANARDETPMDVEDHIQAERATAGTLLGEMPEQQSDEVFQARGDEDLDQRMFGTTNYQDAVAHGTAYIPPESPTPEGLRGTDAGPGEYGEDH